In Silene latifolia isolate original U9 population chromosome X, ASM4854445v1, whole genome shotgun sequence, the following proteins share a genomic window:
- the LOC141617181 gene encoding ultraviolet-B receptor UVR8-like, translating into MAVSGSINELPSHIVLDILTCGRLSALDLVCVELSSSIFVKCQGLYPFKFRSLVDMAASQLCVSDPVFDSMSADAKKELFDRCGGNWKRVLRFLQSVQQASDNVDTSLGNKMQIKSGRYHTLLISNSSVYSCGSSLCGVLGQGPEITKCLSFRRITFPSSSPVVQVSASHNHAAFVTQCGEVFSCGDNSFHCCGHKDATRPIFRPLLVEALKGIPCKQVATGLNFTIFLTREGQVYTCGTNSQGQLGHGDTADRPIPTIVEELEGVGPIVQISAGPSYALAVAQDGTIYSFGSGTNLCLGHGEQHNEHHPRPILSFRRKGVHIVRVSAGDEHVVALDSCGYVYTWGKGYCGALGHGDEIDKTTPTFLSTLKNHIAVQVCASKRKTFVLLDSGLVYAFGWMGFGSLGFTDRGVSDKVTRPRVLDSLRAHHISQISTALYHTVLITRRGQIFGFGDNERAQLGHDSLESCLKPTEIFVDECALAVIDG; encoded by the exons ATGGCGGTATCGGGATCGATCAATGAGTTACCATCCCACATTGTATTGGATATATTGACTTGTGGTAGATTGAGTGCACTTGATCTTGTATGTGTAGAGTTGAGTTCCTCTATATTTGTAAAGTGTCAAGGGTTATACCCTTTCAAATTCAGGTCTTTGGTGGATATGGCAGCTTCCCAGCTGTGCGTTTCAGACCCGGTTTTCGACTCGATGAGCGCAGATGCTAAGAAAGAGTTGTTTGATAGGTGTGGTGGGAATTGGAAGAGGGTTCTGAGGTTCTTGCAGTCTGTTCAACAAGCCTCTGATAATGTTGATACTTCTCTGGGCAAT AAAATGCAGATAAAGTCTGGACGATATCACACATTGCTTATCAGCAACTCATCTGTTTACTCTTGTGGTTCCAGCTTGTGTGGTGTTCTTGGTCAAGGTCCTGAGATTACTAAATGCCTTTCATTTAGAAGGATCACTTTTCCTTCTTCATCGCCTGTGGTCCAAGTTTCAGCTTCTCACAATCATGCAGCTTTTGTTACCCAGTGTGGAGAG GTTTTCTCATGTGGAGACAATTCCTTTCACTGTTGTGGTCACAAAGATGCAACTCGGCCCATATTCCGGCCTCTCTTGGTCGAAGCACTGAAAGGCATTCCTTGTAAACAA GTTGCCACTGGCCTTAATTTTACCATTTTTCTTACAAGAGAAGGACAAGTCTATACATGTGGAACAAACTCTCAAGGGCAACTTGGTCATGGTGACACTGCTGATAGACCAATACCGACAATTGTTGAGGAGCTTGAAGGCGTGGGCCCTATTGTTCAGATATCTGCCGGTCCAAGTTATGCCTTAGCAGTGGCTCAGGATGGCACAATATATTCATTTGGTTCCGGCACTAATTTATGTCTAGGCCATGGTGAACAGCATAATGAACATCACCCTCGGCCTATCCTTTCATTTAGAAGAAAGGGTGTTCATATAGTTCGTGTCTCGGCTGGTGATGAGCATGTTGTTGCCCTTGATTCTTGTGGATAT GTATATACTTGGGGTAAAGGTTATTGTGGTGCTTTGGGTCATGGAGACGAGATTGATAAGACGACTCCAACATTCTTAAGCACCCTCAAGAATCATATTGCAGTGCAG GTGTGTGCCAGTAAGAGGAAAACTTTTGTTCTGTTGGACAGCGGCTTAGTATATGCCTTTGGTTGGATGGGATTTGGCAGCCTCGGGTTTACTGACAGAGGAGTTTCGGATAAAGTCACAAGGCCTAGGGTCCTCGATAGCTTGAGAGCTCACCACATCTCCCAAATAAGTACTGCCCTTTATCACACTGTTCTGATAACTAGGCGAGGCCAGATTTTCGGGTTTGGGGACAATGAAAGAGCTCAGCTTGGACACGATTCTTTGGAAAGTTGCCTTAAACCTACTGAAATATTTGTTGATGAATGCGCTCTTGCTGTCATCGATGGATGA